The following are from one region of the Jatrophihabitans telluris genome:
- a CDS encoding chorismate-binding protein yields MADERGASGPALSAGLAQVLGLAKALSASTQADTSELALLTGRWPAGRAILAWHPSGHVADPAAARGPGWIGVHRYSQGAVPEDRGPSGFTRFDRILRLGPATSVRAGGRPGAGQRAPEALTLWTRNPADADAVGRLVGALAEQAADGQVGPSASEVRITAVEGGAEYAHLAAVEHAIRAIRAGSLYQVNICTRLFGELAGSPFDLFAAGVTTLDPDYACFLQTEGGSVVSLSPELFLARDHTSSVDVVVSGPIKGTRRRGDTMDPTEPAAQELLASDKDRAENIMITDLVRNDLSRVARAGSVTVPTLLELRPAPGVWHLVSEVRAELDAGVTDADLIGAAFPPGSVTGAPKSAAVRLIDQLEDRERGAFTGALGYLGIEAGTALNVAIRTFEFASPGGGRFALGVGGGITASSVPTLEWRECLVKAAPLLALGGYRLDVPTSEIPAGVNPDEGVFDTLLAVDGVPMAAADHLARLAESSEEVFGRRLPSETADRVRRAAAATTGRQRIRLSVRADVAEPSITLTPAAPPPDEVRLRLITGRSGAWRHKWNDRRYLAALERQCAPSWPAFLNADNALLETSRSNLAAVTGGPDAAKGYPNWTLRTPVASERILPGITRLRLLDVAGDLGWRIEFGDLALDELRDARLVLSLSSTGLLPVSGLDGADAVDFGLDRELLAELRDLLGL; encoded by the coding sequence TTGGCTGACGAACGCGGCGCGAGTGGGCCCGCGCTGAGCGCCGGGCTCGCGCAGGTGCTCGGGCTCGCCAAGGCCCTGAGCGCATCGACGCAGGCCGACACCTCGGAACTGGCGCTGCTCACCGGCCGGTGGCCGGCCGGGCGCGCGATACTGGCCTGGCACCCGAGCGGGCACGTCGCCGACCCGGCCGCCGCCCGTGGACCCGGATGGATCGGGGTCCACCGATACAGCCAAGGCGCAGTGCCCGAGGATCGCGGCCCATCGGGCTTCACCCGCTTCGATCGGATCCTTCGACTCGGCCCCGCGACCTCCGTCCGGGCGGGCGGCCGACCAGGAGCAGGGCAACGCGCGCCCGAAGCACTGACGCTCTGGACTCGCAATCCGGCAGATGCCGACGCGGTCGGCCGGCTTGTCGGCGCGCTGGCCGAGCAAGCGGCGGACGGGCAGGTCGGGCCGAGTGCGTCCGAGGTCCGGATCACCGCGGTGGAGGGCGGCGCGGAGTACGCACACCTGGCCGCGGTCGAGCACGCGATCCGGGCCATCCGCGCCGGCTCGCTTTACCAGGTGAACATCTGCACCCGGCTGTTCGGCGAACTCGCCGGCAGCCCGTTCGACCTGTTCGCCGCCGGTGTCACGACCCTCGACCCCGACTACGCCTGCTTCCTGCAGACGGAAGGGGGCAGCGTGGTCAGCCTGTCCCCGGAGCTGTTCCTGGCCCGCGATCACACCAGCTCGGTCGACGTCGTGGTCAGCGGCCCGATCAAGGGCACGCGTCGACGCGGCGACACGATGGACCCGACCGAGCCGGCGGCGCAGGAACTGCTGGCCTCCGACAAGGACCGGGCCGAGAACATCATGATCACCGATCTGGTCCGAAACGATCTCTCCCGCGTGGCCCGGGCGGGTTCGGTGACGGTCCCCACCCTGCTGGAGCTCCGTCCCGCTCCGGGCGTGTGGCACCTGGTCAGCGAAGTGCGGGCCGAACTGGACGCCGGGGTGACCGACGCCGACCTGATCGGGGCCGCGTTCCCGCCCGGCTCGGTGACCGGGGCACCGAAATCCGCAGCTGTACGCCTGATTGACCAGCTGGAGGACCGCGAGCGCGGCGCCTTCACGGGTGCCCTCGGTTACCTGGGGATCGAGGCAGGTACTGCCCTCAACGTCGCGATCCGGACCTTCGAATTCGCCTCACCGGGCGGGGGTCGCTTCGCCCTCGGCGTCGGGGGCGGAATCACGGCAAGCTCCGTGCCGACCCTGGAATGGCGCGAGTGCCTGGTCAAGGCCGCGCCGTTGCTCGCGCTCGGGGGCTATCGCCTGGACGTTCCGACGAGCGAGATCCCGGCCGGCGTAAACCCCGATGAGGGCGTCTTCGACACCCTGCTCGCGGTGGACGGTGTTCCGATGGCCGCGGCCGATCACCTTGCGCGACTGGCGGAATCGTCCGAGGAGGTGTTCGGGCGACGACTGCCCAGCGAAACCGCCGACCGGGTTCGGCGGGCAGCGGCCGCGACCACCGGCCGCCAGCGGATCCGGTTGTCGGTGCGGGCCGATGTCGCCGAGCCCTCGATCACCCTCACGCCGGCCGCGCCGCCTCCGGATGAAGTCCGGCTCCGGCTGATCACCGGCCGGAGCGGCGCCTGGCGGCACAAGTGGAACGACCGCCGCTACCTCGCCGCGCTCGAACGACAGTGCGCTCCGAGCTGGCCGGCCTTCCTCAACGCCGACAACGCGCTGCTGGAAACGAGCCGGAGCAACCTCGCCGCGGTGACCGGCGGGCCGGACGCGGCCAAGGGCTACCCGAACTGGACGTTGCGCACGCCGGTGGCCTCGGAACGGATACTGCCCGGAATCACGCGTCTGCGGTTGCTCGATGTCGCCGGAGATCTCGGGTGGCGCATCGAGTTCGGGGACCTCGCTCTGGACGAGCTCCGCGATGCTCGCCTCGTCCTCAGCCTGAGCAGTACCGGACTGCTCCCGGTGTCAGGCCTCGACGGAGCCGACGCCGTCGATTTCGGTCTCGACCGGGAACTGCTCGCCGAACTCCGGGACCTGCTCGGCCTCTGA
- a CDS encoding DUF2530 domain-containing protein: MSEHPARESSANGEPGPTAPAAEPSGSLAGTPPSTRDLPPAAQMLVVDARTVVLIGTLAFTLVLVGLLPFWAWLGHHDHRVWLWTALSGAVLGLVGLVLIRKHSSEGRLG, from the coding sequence GTGAGCGAGCACCCAGCGCGCGAGTCGAGCGCGAACGGCGAGCCCGGTCCGACCGCACCCGCCGCCGAGCCGAGCGGGTCACTCGCCGGGACTCCCCCGAGCACTCGTGACCTGCCGCCGGCCGCGCAGATGCTGGTGGTGGACGCGCGCACGGTCGTCCTGATCGGCACCCTCGCCTTCACACTCGTCCTGGTCGGCTTGTTGCCCTTCTGGGCGTGGTTGGGCCACCACGATCACCGAGTCTGGCTGTGGACCGCGTTGTCGGGCGCCGTCCTCGGACTCGTCGGTCTGGTCCTCATCCGCAAGCATTCCTCCGAAGGCCGGCTTGGCTGA
- a CDS encoding MarR family winged helix-turn-helix transcriptional regulator encodes MTAPSRVADAALASTIRLSILRVARRLRSQRADTAVTLSQLSALATVNKNGPLSAGEVAAIEQVQPPSMTKILAALEGAGLIERAAHPDDRRQSIISISEAGQNLLADEIRLRDEWLARRLAELSAADREKLLQAAEVLDRLASE; translated from the coding sequence GTGACTGCTCCCAGTCGGGTTGCCGACGCCGCGCTGGCCTCGACCATTCGGTTGTCCATTCTGCGCGTCGCGCGCCGGCTGCGCTCACAGCGCGCCGACACGGCCGTCACCCTGTCGCAGCTGTCCGCCCTGGCCACGGTCAACAAGAACGGCCCGCTGAGCGCAGGGGAGGTCGCGGCGATCGAGCAGGTGCAGCCTCCGTCGATGACCAAGATCCTGGCGGCCCTCGAAGGCGCCGGCCTCATCGAGCGCGCCGCCCACCCGGACGACCGGCGCCAGTCCATCATCTCCATCTCCGAGGCCGGGCAGAACCTGCTCGCCGACGAGATCCGGCTCCGCGACGAGTGGCTGGCTCGCCGGCTGGCCGAGTTGTCCGCCGCGGACCGGGAGAAGCTGTTGCAGGCCGCCGAGGTATTGGATCGGCTGGCCTCGGAGTGA
- a CDS encoding TrmH family RNA methyltransferase — MSTPRPIVTIDDPDDPRLADFRALIDADVRPDRRGIVIAEGVNVVDRLLRSPYRARAILGVPGKLAALAPTLTAAPDVAVYEVDKWLLSDVVGFRVTRGVLASADRPAPVSPASVVGGGGRFVVLEGLNDFENLGSLFRNAAAFGLNGVLLDRRCADPLYRRSVRVSMGHVFSMPFAVLDDPWPQSMSVFAEADVPVLAMTPRAAAGSVFEADVRASWAVLLGAEGPGLSEQALAAASEWRRIPMSDGVDSLNVATAGAVAFAALSVGRVFGEPNAG; from the coding sequence GTGAGCACGCCACGGCCCATCGTCACGATCGACGATCCGGACGACCCGCGGCTGGCCGATTTCCGCGCCCTGATCGACGCCGACGTACGTCCGGACCGGCGCGGCATCGTCATCGCCGAGGGCGTGAACGTCGTGGACCGGTTGCTCAGGTCCCCCTATCGTGCAAGGGCGATCCTCGGCGTGCCGGGAAAGCTCGCAGCGCTGGCGCCGACCCTGACAGCCGCGCCGGATGTCGCGGTGTACGAGGTGGACAAGTGGTTGCTCTCGGACGTGGTGGGGTTCCGGGTGACCCGCGGCGTGCTGGCCTCGGCTGATCGGCCGGCTCCGGTCTCGCCCGCGTCCGTGGTCGGCGGCGGGGGCCGGTTCGTGGTGCTGGAGGGTCTCAACGATTTCGAGAACCTCGGCTCGCTCTTTCGCAATGCCGCCGCCTTCGGGCTGAACGGGGTGTTGCTGGACCGTCGTTGCGCCGATCCGCTGTACCGGCGCAGTGTCCGGGTGTCCATGGGTCACGTCTTCTCGATGCCCTTTGCCGTACTGGACGATCCGTGGCCGCAGTCGATGTCCGTGTTCGCCGAGGCGGACGTCCCGGTGCTGGCGATGACGCCTCGCGCGGCGGCCGGATCGGTGTTCGAGGCCGACGTACGCGCGAGCTGGGCTGTGCTGTTGGGGGCGGAGGGACCCGGCTTGTCCGAGCAGGCGCTGGCGGCCGCCAGCGAATGGCGCCGGATCCCCATGTCCGACGGGGTGGACTCCCTCAACGTCGCCACCGCCGGCGCGGTCGCCTTCGCCGCACTGTCGGTAGGCAGAGTCTTCGGTGAGCCCAACGCTGGCTGA
- a CDS encoding TetR/AcrR family transcriptional regulator yields MPSRPAAVGADPTPTARRKPPEARRAEMITAASALALSEGLDRVTARRVADTLGVFPGLVSHYFGTADDLVAAAFGHAAAQERDELFARAERGLTAKSRMRRLLAQWLAPDRDALSLLWLDAWQASRRRPALLAEVSRQMELDTGRLAALIEAGVSDGQFHTRSPSRSALRIMAMVDGFSVQAAVRTTIDYDDVRPMVLRGAERELGLADGTFV; encoded by the coding sequence ATGCCGTCAAGACCCGCTGCCGTTGGGGCCGATCCGACACCGACCGCCCGGCGTAAACCGCCGGAGGCTCGACGCGCTGAGATGATCACCGCCGCGTCCGCCCTGGCGCTGTCCGAGGGTCTGGACCGAGTGACCGCGCGCCGAGTGGCCGACACCCTGGGGGTGTTCCCCGGTCTCGTCAGCCACTACTTCGGCACCGCGGACGACCTGGTGGCGGCGGCGTTCGGCCATGCCGCGGCGCAGGAACGGGACGAGCTGTTCGCGCGCGCCGAGCGAGGATTGACCGCCAAAAGCCGGATGCGTCGGCTGCTCGCGCAATGGCTGGCTCCCGATCGCGACGCCCTCAGCCTGCTATGGCTCGATGCCTGGCAGGCCAGCCGCAGGCGGCCTGCCCTGCTCGCTGAGGTGAGTCGCCAGATGGAACTGGACACCGGTCGCCTCGCGGCTTTGATCGAGGCGGGCGTGTCGGACGGGCAGTTTCACACGCGTTCGCCGAGCCGGTCCGCGCTTCGCATCATGGCGATGGTCGACGGGTTCAGCGTCCAGGCGGCCGTGCGTACCACCATCGATTACGACGACGTCAGGCCCATGGTGCTGCGTGGCGCCGAACGCGAGCTGGGCCTGGCCGACGGCACGTTCGTCTGA
- a CDS encoding purine-cytosine permease family protein has protein sequence MTLNEPAGDRTGRIEAHGIDVIPESERHGRARELLVLWAASNITYLYIVLGGTLVLLGLGVVQAMAVVLVGNLFWLLVGWLSVSGPSAGTPSEVITRAMFGVRGNRLYNLVLGWGVGVAYEAINLSVGALAGFALVEQWGGSATGTVKAIVIAITALVTFTISVYGHATIVRLSGMFSAVLLISLVLLGYFVLRHADFGYRPPVDSAVHGPALWAAAAAGFTIIASSPLSWGTGADYARYLPASTSRRAIVGWTAVGGYLPAVALGGIGVLAGTVVDMTDPQTSLSAVLPGWFYPIFLTVIVLGSITNNVLTAYSTGLALQAMGIGWTRAITVIFDAIVAVGITSYALFVNDFLDTLNNLLALTVAFLGPALAIYGVDIVLRRNRYDGSALHDETPAGQFWFRSGVNPAGAIALSAGIAAALLCARTAVFTGPIAAALDGADLSALVGPLIGGGLYWVLAPRHGGAYATAQRPTQSMQRRVRGRASSRSAEISSPQYSHQP, from the coding sequence ATGACCCTCAACGAACCGGCAGGCGACCGGACCGGAAGAATCGAAGCGCACGGTATCGACGTGATTCCCGAGTCCGAGCGGCACGGTCGGGCCCGGGAACTGCTCGTCCTGTGGGCCGCTTCCAACATCACCTACCTCTACATCGTGCTGGGCGGCACCTTGGTGCTGCTCGGGCTCGGCGTCGTCCAGGCCATGGCCGTGGTTCTGGTCGGGAACCTCTTCTGGCTGCTCGTCGGGTGGTTGTCCGTCAGCGGGCCGAGTGCTGGCACCCCGAGCGAGGTGATCACCCGGGCGATGTTCGGCGTGCGCGGCAACCGGCTCTACAACCTCGTCCTCGGCTGGGGTGTCGGCGTGGCCTACGAGGCCATCAACCTCTCCGTCGGTGCCCTGGCGGGGTTCGCCCTCGTCGAGCAATGGGGCGGGTCGGCCACCGGCACCGTCAAGGCGATCGTCATCGCGATCACGGCCCTGGTTACCTTCACGATCAGCGTCTACGGCCATGCCACGATCGTCCGGCTCAGCGGGATGTTCAGTGCGGTGCTGCTGATCAGCCTTGTCCTACTGGGCTACTTCGTGCTGCGGCACGCCGACTTCGGGTATCGACCTCCCGTCGACTCGGCCGTGCACGGTCCGGCGCTGTGGGCCGCGGCCGCGGCCGGGTTCACGATCATCGCCTCCTCGCCGCTGTCCTGGGGGACCGGAGCCGACTACGCCCGCTACCTGCCCGCCAGCACCTCACGCCGGGCGATCGTCGGCTGGACCGCCGTCGGTGGTTACCTGCCCGCGGTCGCACTCGGTGGCATCGGGGTGCTGGCCGGAACCGTGGTCGACATGACCGATCCGCAGACGTCGCTGTCCGCGGTGCTCCCGGGGTGGTTCTACCCGATCTTCCTGACCGTCATCGTGCTCGGATCGATCACCAACAACGTACTGACCGCGTACAGCACGGGATTGGCGCTGCAAGCGATGGGAATCGGCTGGACGCGGGCGATCACCGTCATCTTCGACGCGATCGTGGCGGTAGGAATAACGTCCTACGCATTGTTCGTCAACGACTTCCTCGACACCCTCAACAATCTGCTGGCGTTGACCGTGGCCTTCCTCGGTCCCGCACTGGCGATCTACGGTGTGGACATCGTGCTGCGCCGCAATCGGTACGACGGGTCGGCCCTGCACGACGAGACGCCGGCCGGCCAGTTCTGGTTTCGGAGCGGGGTGAACCCGGCCGGTGCGATCGCGTTGAGTGCGGGCATCGCGGCCGCCCTGCTGTGCGCCCGTACCGCCGTCTTCACCGGCCCCATTGCGGCCGCTCTCGACGGTGCGGATCTGTCGGCGCTGGTGGGGCCGCTGATCGGCGGCGGTCTGTACTGGGTGTTGGCGCCACGACACGGGGGCGCGTACGCCACGGCTCAGCGGCCGACGCAGTCGATGCAGCGACGGGTCAGGGGCAGAGCCTCGAGCCGATCGGCGGAGATCTCCTCGCCGCAGTACTCGCACCAGCCGTAG
- a CDS encoding TraR/DksA family transcriptional regulator, which translates to MDAHLSLVRLRELREAAVDQLAALDAEFHALQAAAADSNVDDEHDPEGTTIAFERAQLDASRQRAKAQVAEAERARRDVHEGRYGWCEYCGEEISADRLEALPLTRRCIDCVGR; encoded by the coding sequence ATGGATGCCCACCTGTCACTGGTGCGACTTCGCGAGCTCCGTGAGGCCGCGGTGGACCAGCTGGCCGCGCTGGACGCCGAGTTCCATGCGCTGCAGGCGGCTGCCGCTGACAGCAACGTCGATGACGAGCACGACCCGGAGGGCACCACCATCGCCTTCGAACGGGCGCAGCTCGACGCGAGCCGGCAGCGAGCCAAGGCGCAGGTCGCGGAGGCCGAGCGCGCTCGCCGCGATGTACACGAGGGTCGCTACGGCTGGTGCGAGTACTGCGGCGAGGAGATCTCCGCCGATCGGCTCGAGGCTCTGCCCCTGACCCGTCGCTGCATCGACTGCGTCGGCCGCTGA